The following are from one region of the Stanieria cyanosphaera PCC 7437 genome:
- a CDS encoding type II toxin-antitoxin system PemK/MazF family toxin yields MMSKPQPGEIWLVRFPFSDLTSAKLRPALILAVHREEVIILGIFSKIPAGVLHNSWVLIQDSDAQFLQTGLKKTSLIRADKIATVSISVFKRKLGYLSIDLLVKVQKALKNVLNLA; encoded by the coding sequence ATGATGTCTAAGCCTCAACCTGGAGAAATATGGTTAGTCCGATTTCCATTTAGCGATCTAACTTCTGCTAAACTAAGACCCGCACTTATCCTCGCAGTTCATCGAGAAGAAGTAATTATTTTGGGTATATTTTCTAAAATTCCTGCTGGTGTTTTGCACAATAGCTGGGTATTGATTCAAGATAGCGATGCTCAATTTTTACAAACAGGCTTAAAGAAAACATCGTTGATTAGAGCCGATAAAATAGCTACAGTCAGTATATCGGTATTTAAAAGAAAATTAGGCTACTTATCAATAGACTTATTAGTTAAAGTGCAAAAAGCTTTAAAAAATGTCTTGAATCTTGCTTAA
- a CDS encoding CHAT domain-containing protein, translated as MKIRIEILSRVLKRHLRIILLAGLGLITTLCLPVLSLEGKVIAAQPANLAQQGRTFYEAGKLDQAIANWQEAAELYATAGNLEGKTESLINTATAQQALGLYPQSCQTVLEAFAVEQFNCLQLQQKAQSIEQNLVANVEQDSQPQQQVKTILKPIIEQPDSLNKATGLLRLGDYLRETGYGHVAESVLNFSLDTAKAVDSPVETTAALLSLGNTARAIAEQNQNRFPPQTVALDVVSNQGGSATAALKPYQPALNYYQQAATVENSDFNGLRAELNHLSLLIDSWEFWQTATTELQNNLDELGITDASFLNQVRTGAVQLQYQLANQLQPQIVALSQQLQPKVSNLPASRIGIFSRINYAQSLIRQGIVDANTAQILAVAAKDARQIKNNSAEAEALGYLGQLYEKQQQYSEAKRLTEQAIQLVPTTDYPEIAYRWQRQLGRILNQENDRPGAIAAYEASFNTIKALRTDLATTPVEPIFREFVSILLKEEPTQAELNKARDVLESLQIVELDNFFRDPCSEVAEEPVIIDQVDQQAAVIYPIILDQRLEVIATIPGQDLRRYYTDISKQEVQRTIKQLRNNAFRDPGVAEQVRSTRGTTEQRGQLQQIETNLQTSLNQDILPLAETIYDWLIRPIEPDLTKHKVKTLVFVLDGSLRNIPMAMLYDREQKTYLIEKDYNVALSSGLQLTNPQPLARQPIKVLAAGVTQGLPELELPPIPKVEEELKVIKTIFKDSEILLNNQFTQASLQQRLQQSDFPVVHLATHGQFSSTSDQTFIVSGDPTGNKLINVKQLDNLLKVGSLRRTKPIELLVLSACNTAEGDNQAVLGLAGVAVRAGARSTLATLWGANDDATSELMGYFYQNLASNTQINKAQALRQAQLTLLQTPDSQYRHPYYWAPFVLVGNWL; from the coding sequence ATGAAGATTCGTATAGAGATACTGTCTCGTGTTTTAAAGCGACACCTAAGAATTATTTTATTAGCAGGTTTGGGACTGATTACTACTTTGTGTCTACCTGTCCTTTCTCTAGAAGGAAAAGTTATTGCTGCTCAACCAGCAAATCTGGCTCAACAAGGCAGAACCTTTTATGAAGCAGGAAAATTAGATCAAGCGATCGCAAATTGGCAGGAAGCTGCCGAGCTTTATGCTACTGCTGGAAATCTGGAAGGTAAAACAGAAAGTTTGATTAATACTGCTACTGCTCAACAAGCTTTAGGACTTTATCCCCAATCTTGTCAGACTGTTTTAGAGGCTTTTGCTGTAGAGCAGTTTAATTGTCTTCAATTGCAACAAAAGGCTCAATCAATCGAACAGAATTTAGTAGCCAACGTCGAGCAAGACTCCCAACCCCAACAACAAGTTAAAACCATCCTGAAACCAATTATTGAACAACCCGATTCTCTCAATAAAGCGACAGGATTATTGCGTTTAGGTGACTATTTACGTGAAACTGGTTATGGTCATGTAGCAGAATCAGTTCTTAATTTTAGTTTAGATACTGCCAAAGCGGTTGATTCCCCTGTAGAAACCACTGCTGCTTTACTAAGTTTAGGCAACACAGCTAGAGCGATCGCTGAACAAAACCAAAATCGCTTTCCTCCCCAAACTGTTGCGCTTGATGTAGTATCTAACCAGGGAGGTTCGGCTACTGCTGCACTAAAGCCTTATCAACCAGCACTCAATTATTATCAACAAGCAGCTACAGTTGAAAATTCTGATTTCAATGGACTTCGAGCCGAATTAAATCATTTGAGTTTACTAATCGATTCTTGGGAATTTTGGCAAACAGCTACCACAGAACTACAAAATAATCTTGATGAATTAGGTATTACTGATGCCAGTTTCTTAAACCAAGTTAGAACTGGTGCAGTACAACTTCAATATCAGTTAGCCAATCAACTACAACCCCAGATTGTTGCTTTAAGTCAACAACTACAACCCAAAGTTAGTAACTTACCTGCCAGTCGCATTGGTATTTTTTCTCGAATTAACTACGCTCAAAGTTTAATTCGCCAAGGAATAGTTGATGCTAATACGGCTCAAATACTTGCTGTAGCAGCTAAAGATGCACGTCAAATTAAGAACAACTCCGCAGAAGCAGAAGCGTTGGGTTATTTAGGTCAACTTTACGAAAAACAGCAACAATACTCGGAAGCCAAAAGATTAACTGAACAAGCCATTCAACTCGTTCCTACCACAGATTATCCCGAAATTGCCTATCGTTGGCAAAGACAACTAGGTAGAATTCTTAACCAAGAAAATGATCGTCCAGGTGCGATCGCAGCTTACGAAGCCTCCTTTAATACAATTAAAGCTTTGCGGACTGATTTAGCTACTACTCCTGTAGAGCCTATTTTTCGTGAATTTGTGAGTATTTTGTTAAAAGAAGAACCTACGCAAGCAGAACTCAACAAAGCTCGGGATGTCTTAGAATCACTTCAAATTGTAGAACTAGATAACTTCTTCCGTGATCCTTGTTCTGAAGTTGCTGAAGAACCAGTTATTATCGATCAGGTTGACCAGCAAGCAGCCGTTATTTATCCAATTATTTTGGATCAACGTTTAGAAGTAATTGCTACAATTCCTGGACAAGATTTACGACGTTACTATACCGATATTTCCAAACAAGAAGTTCAAAGAACAATCAAGCAATTACGCAACAATGCTTTTCGAGATCCAGGAGTTGCTGAACAAGTCAGAAGTACCAGAGGAACAACAGAACAAAGAGGACAATTACAACAGATTGAAACAAACCTACAAACATCCCTCAATCAAGATATTTTACCTCTAGCTGAAACAATCTATGATTGGTTAATTCGACCCATCGAGCCAGATTTAACCAAACACAAAGTTAAAACCTTAGTATTTGTTTTAGATGGTTCTTTGCGGAACATTCCGATGGCAATGCTTTATGACAGAGAACAAAAAACCTATCTGATTGAAAAAGATTACAATGTTGCTCTTAGTTCCGGCTTACAGCTAACTAATCCTCAACCCCTTGCCAGACAACCGATTAAAGTCTTAGCTGCTGGGGTAACTCAAGGATTACCAGAACTAGAACTTCCTCCTATTCCTAAAGTAGAAGAAGAGTTAAAAGTCATTAAAACTATCTTCAAAGACTCAGAAATTCTCCTGAATAATCAATTTACTCAAGCTAGTCTTCAACAAAGACTACAACAATCGGATTTTCCCGTAGTTCACCTTGCTACTCATGGTCAATTTAGTTCTACTTCTGACCAAACTTTTATCGTCAGTGGCGATCCTACAGGCAATAAACTAATCAATGTCAAACAATTAGATAATTTACTCAAAGTAGGTAGCCTGAGAAGAACTAAACCAATTGAATTACTGGTTCTTAGTGCTTGTAATACAGCAGAAGGTGATAATCAAGCGGTGTTGGGATTAGCTGGTGTGGCTGTTCGCGCTGGCGCACGGAGTACTTTAGCAACTCTTTGGGGTGCTAATGACGATGCGACATCCGAATTGATGGGTTACTTTTATCAAAACTTAGCTAGTAACACTCAAATTAATAAAGCTCAAGCATTACGCCAAGCTCAACTTACTTTATTACAAACTCCCGACTCTCAATATCGTCATCCTTACTATTGGGCTCCTTTTGTCCTGGTAGGAAATTGGTTATAG
- a CDS encoding ShlB/FhaC/HecB family hemolysin secretion/activation protein — MNSFWHYLFQKTSIASLLPSVVAFPIMLVLGSNLPVEAQSLPPDASPRPNIPPFTPIEPTQPESPQLKPLPPLEDLLEQPPATPPGQQPGDLSGTVEVKQFQIEGSTVFDEEELQELIKQYTNRPITFAELLQVETILTRFYNSQGYINSGAVVPQQDIQDGVIKVQIIEGRLEDIAVKVNGRLSEEYVRSRVARGGKTPLNINKLQESLQLLQLDPLVENLTAELSVGARRDRWNLEVEVNQAPAFKPELFVNNSRTPSVGSFQRGIALNHNNFAGEGDRASFVYKNTDGSDDYEAGYTVPINSLNGTVGFRYRFVESEIVEPPFDELDIDSETDQYQLTFRQPILLTANADSTQELAVGVELSRQANKTTLLNDPFPLSVGANDDGETTVSAVRFFQDWTRRTRREVLAARSQFSVGLDLFDSTINENAPDSKFFAWRGQAQWLRQLDAESNINLLLRSDLQLSTSQLVPLEQFSLGGAESARGYRQDALLGDSGIFASAEVRIPVLRWNENTSSVAVIPFLDFGTTWNKSDDNNQQDEDTLFSLGLGLQLSLSDRLNARLDWGIPLVEVEDQDRTLQEDGIYFSLEYLPF, encoded by the coding sequence ATGAACAGCTTTTGGCACTATTTATTTCAAAAAACATCGATCGCTTCGCTGCTACCTTCGGTAGTCGCTTTTCCAATAATGTTAGTCTTAGGAAGCAATCTACCAGTTGAGGCTCAATCATTACCTCCTGATGCATCACCTCGACCAAACATTCCACCTTTTACTCCGATTGAACCAACTCAACCAGAATCACCACAGTTAAAACCGCTACCACCTTTAGAAGATCTGTTAGAACAACCGCCAGCAACTCCACCAGGACAACAACCAGGGGATTTATCAGGCACAGTTGAAGTCAAACAGTTTCAAATTGAAGGAAGTACAGTTTTTGACGAGGAAGAGTTACAAGAATTAATTAAGCAATATACTAATCGTCCGATTACTTTTGCTGAGTTGCTTCAAGTAGAAACAATTTTAACTAGATTTTATAACAGTCAAGGTTATATCAATTCAGGTGCAGTTGTTCCCCAACAAGATATTCAAGATGGTGTCATTAAGGTTCAAATTATTGAGGGAAGACTGGAAGATATTGCGGTTAAAGTTAACGGTAGATTGAGTGAAGAGTATGTTCGCAGTCGAGTTGCTCGTGGTGGAAAAACTCCTTTAAATATTAATAAACTGCAAGAGTCACTACAACTATTACAGTTAGATCCTTTAGTAGAAAATTTAACAGCAGAACTATCTGTCGGGGCAAGGCGCGATCGCTGGAATTTGGAAGTAGAAGTTAATCAAGCACCTGCGTTTAAACCAGAATTATTTGTTAATAATAGTCGTACTCCTAGTGTCGGAAGTTTTCAACGGGGAATTGCCCTTAATCATAATAACTTTGCTGGAGAAGGCGATCGCGCTAGTTTTGTTTATAAAAATACTGATGGTTCGGATGATTATGAAGCAGGGTATACAGTTCCGATTAATTCTCTGAACGGTACAGTTGGTTTTCGCTATCGTTTTGTTGAAAGTGAGATTGTTGAACCACCTTTTGATGAGCTTGATATTGATTCGGAAACCGATCAATATCAATTGACTTTTCGGCAACCAATTCTTTTAACTGCTAATGCTGATTCTACTCAAGAGTTAGCGGTGGGAGTAGAACTTTCTCGTCAAGCAAATAAAACTACTTTATTAAATGATCCTTTTCCTCTGTCAGTGGGAGCTAATGACGACGGGGAAACGACAGTATCGGCAGTGCGATTTTTCCAAGATTGGACTAGACGTACTCGTAGAGAAGTTTTAGCAGCGCGGTCGCAATTTAGTGTGGGTTTGGATTTGTTTGATTCAACGATTAATGAGAATGCACCAGATAGCAAGTTTTTTGCTTGGCGGGGTCAAGCTCAATGGTTACGTCAACTCGATGCTGAATCTAATATTAATCTGTTGTTGCGTTCGGATCTTCAACTTTCAACGAGTCAACTTGTTCCTTTAGAACAGTTTAGTTTGGGTGGTGCAGAAAGCGCACGGGGTTATCGTCAGGATGCTTTACTAGGAGATAGTGGCATTTTTGCTTCCGCAGAAGTTAGAATTCCCGTTTTACGCTGGAATGAAAATACTAGTTCGGTTGCAGTAATTCCTTTTCTGGATTTTGGTACAACTTGGAACAAATCAGATGATAACAACCAACAAGACGAAGATACCCTCTTTTCTTTGGGTTTAGGTTTGCAACTATCCCTGAGCGATCGCTTGAATGCTCGTTTAGATTGGGGTATTCCTTTAGTAGAAGTGGAAGATCAAGACCGAACCTTACAGGAAGACGGAATTTATTTTTCTTTAGAATATTTACCTTTTTAA